The following proteins are encoded in a genomic region of Maribacter hydrothermalis:
- a CDS encoding SCO family protein — protein MNKRYTYIWVSLIVLIFGILVIPSIVDRVSRDTIVDKDRHNVGNKTGELGYILLDGKKRKVPSFEFINQDSILISDKDYLGKVYVVDFFFTRCPSICPVMTTNLVDIQKKFKNNKDFGIASFSITPDFDTPQVLREYVKKYKIQGSNWNLFTGDKEGVYDLANAGFNIFAAEMPEVPGGFEHSGLFALVDKEGYLRSRKDEFGNPIVYYRGAILEKDGENDHGETEEIGILKADIQKLLKE, from the coding sequence ATGAATAAAAGGTATACGTACATCTGGGTTTCTTTAATAGTTTTAATTTTCGGTATACTGGTTATTCCGAGTATAGTTGACCGGGTATCTCGGGATACCATTGTAGATAAAGATCGTCATAATGTAGGTAATAAAACTGGTGAGTTAGGGTATATTTTGCTAGATGGAAAGAAGAGAAAAGTACCCTCTTTTGAATTTATTAATCAAGATAGTATTCTAATAAGCGATAAAGATTATTTAGGAAAAGTATATGTAGTAGATTTCTTTTTTACGAGATGTCCAAGTATCTGTCCGGTAATGACAACGAACCTTGTTGATATTCAAAAGAAATTTAAGAATAATAAGGATTTTGGTATTGCTTCCTTTAGTATTACTCCAGATTTTGATACTCCCCAAGTATTAAGAGAATATGTAAAAAAGTATAAAATTCAAGGTAGCAATTGGAATTTATTTACGGGAGATAAAGAAGGGGTATATGATTTGGCAAATGCAGGCTTTAATATTTTTGCAGCTGAAATGCCTGAAGTCCCTGGTGGTTTTGAACACTCTGGATTGTTTGCTTTAGTAGATAAAGAAGGGTATCTAAGATCTAGAAAAGATGAATTCGGAAATCCAATAGTTTATTACAGGGGAGCAATTTTAGAGAAAGACGGTGAGAATGATCATGGCGAAACGGAAGAGATAGGTATTTTAAAAGCCGATATTCAAAAATTATTGAAAGAATAA
- a CDS encoding ABC transporter ATP-binding protein — protein MIQIKDLHKSYKMGKNSLHVLKGINFNVEEGELVAIMGSSGSGKSTLLNILGMLDELDEGTYTLDGVAIKNLNETKAAQYRNKFLGFIFQSFNLINYKSAAENVALPLYYQKVARKERQEKALKYLTQVGLKEWANHLPSELSGGQKQRVAIARAMAAEPKVLLADEPTGALDSKTSYEVMDLIQKINDQGNTILIVTHEPDIADMCKRIVHLKDGIILEDKKIEQVRASQYV, from the coding sequence ATGATTCAAATTAAAGATCTTCACAAGTCCTATAAAATGGGCAAAAATTCACTTCACGTACTTAAAGGAATAAATTTTAATGTGGAAGAAGGTGAATTGGTAGCTATCATGGGTTCTTCCGGTTCTGGGAAATCCACTTTATTGAATATTCTAGGTATGTTAGATGAATTAGATGAAGGAACTTACACTTTAGACGGAGTTGCTATTAAGAACTTAAATGAAACTAAGGCAGCACAATACCGTAATAAATTTTTAGGGTTCATTTTCCAGTCTTTTAATTTAATAAATTATAAAAGTGCGGCAGAAAATGTTGCGTTGCCCTTATACTATCAGAAAGTAGCAAGAAAAGAACGTCAAGAAAAAGCTTTAAAATATTTAACTCAAGTAGGGTTGAAAGAGTGGGCCAATCATTTGCCAAGTGAGCTTTCTGGGGGGCAAAAACAACGTGTAGCCATTGCAAGGGCTATGGCAGCAGAACCAAAGGTGCTTTTAGCAGATGAGCCAACGGGTGCTTTAGATAGTAAAACTTCTTACGAGGTTATGGATCTTATTCAAAAGATTAATGACCAAGGGAATACGATATTAATAGTTACCCATGAGCCGGATATTGCAGATATGTGCAAACGAATAGTGCATTTAAAAGATGGCATTATATTGGAGGACAAGAAAATTGAACAAGTAAGGGCTTCGCAATATGTTTAG
- a CDS encoding efflux RND transporter periplasmic adaptor subunit yields the protein MKKSTTIVILLIIVLAFGGSMYYLYQKNAQDPVVYLTEEPTKQTIIKKTMATGSILPLEEVLIKPNISGVIEEIFVEGGDYVKSGDLLCTLKVVPNLSALNDARNTIDEAKINLDDQLRNLGRQKGLFDKGVISKVDLERAQFTYDQSKQSYAAANKRYDIVKTGTTSGYGNAANTQIRATVSGMVLEVPVEVGNQVIESNNFNEGTTIAAIADVDKMIFEGKVDESEVGKIKENLPLEITIGAIENKVFDAVLDYIAPKGNEENGAIQFEIKGTLKKQDTVFIRAGLSANASIILARADSVLAVKEALIQFDDKTKKPFVEIQKGEQQFERRDIELGISDGIFVQVNSGIQEGDKIKVWNEVKPDELAEN from the coding sequence ATGAAAAAGTCAACCACAATTGTTATCCTTCTAATTATAGTTTTAGCGTTCGGTGGATCTATGTATTATTTATATCAAAAAAATGCACAAGACCCTGTAGTGTATTTAACAGAAGAACCAACCAAACAGACCATTATTAAAAAAACTATGGCGACTGGTAGTATTTTACCTTTAGAAGAAGTTTTGATAAAACCGAATATATCTGGAGTAATAGAAGAAATTTTTGTCGAAGGTGGTGATTACGTTAAATCTGGGGATTTATTATGTACTTTAAAAGTAGTTCCTAATTTAAGTGCTTTAAACGATGCTAGAAATACTATTGACGAAGCTAAAATTAATTTAGATGACCAATTAAGAAATCTTGGACGTCAGAAAGGATTGTTTGATAAAGGGGTTATTTCGAAAGTGGATTTAGAACGTGCTCAATTTACCTATGACCAGTCAAAACAATCGTACGCAGCAGCTAATAAAAGGTACGATATTGTTAAGACAGGAACTACCTCTGGCTATGGTAATGCCGCAAATACCCAAATTAGGGCAACTGTTAGTGGTATGGTTTTAGAAGTTCCGGTAGAGGTGGGTAATCAAGTAATTGAAAGTAACAACTTCAATGAAGGAACAACAATTGCCGCTATAGCTGATGTCGATAAAATGATATTTGAAGGCAAAGTTGATGAGTCCGAAGTTGGTAAAATAAAAGAAAATCTGCCATTGGAGATTACGATTGGGGCAATTGAAAATAAAGTTTTTGATGCAGTTTTAGATTATATAGCGCCAAAAGGAAATGAAGAAAATGGGGCAATACAATTCGAAATTAAAGGAACGCTTAAGAAACAAGATACCGTATTTATAAGAGCAGGTTTAAGTGCCAATGCATCTATAATATTAGCGAGGGCAGACAGTGTTTTGGCAGTAAAGGAAGCATTAATACAGTTCGATGATAAAACTAAAAAACCTTTTGTAGAAATACAAAAAGGTGAACAACAGTTTGAAAGAAGAGATATAGAACTAGGTATAAGTGATGGCATTTTCGTTCAAGTAAATTCTGGAATTCAGGAAGGTGACAAAATAAAAGTTTGGAATGAGGTTAAGCCAGATGAATTGGCGGAAAATTAA
- a CDS encoding cytochrome C oxidase subunit IV family protein, whose protein sequence is MAHEHKLEIFRGLVKFKSNTQKIWGVLAFLTLITAVEVVLGIIKPESLTDTYVLGMKSINWIFIILTLVKAYYIAWDFMHLRDEKSSLRRAIVWTPVFLVLYLVFILLVEADYIYEIYKDGFVSWNF, encoded by the coding sequence ATGGCACACGAACATAAATTAGAAATTTTCAGAGGACTTGTTAAGTTCAAATCTAATACACAGAAAATTTGGGGGGTATTAGCGTTTTTAACCTTAATTACTGCTGTTGAGGTGGTATTAGGGATTATTAAGCCAGAGTCTTTAACTGACACTTATGTGTTGGGCATGAAGTCAATAAACTGGATATTCATAATTCTTACTTTGGTAAAAGCATATTATATTGCTTGGGATTTTATGCATTTACGTGATGAGAAATCATCCTTAAGAAGAGCTATCGTTTGGACACCCGTATTTTTGGTGTTGTATTTAGTTTTTATACTTTTAGTGGAGGCTGATTATATTTATGAAATATATAAAGATGGCTTTGTAAGTTGGAACTTCTAA
- a CDS encoding ABC transporter permease, whose translation MFSKDRWKEIIEVLSSNVFRTLATSFGVGWGIFILIILLAAGKGMENGIRADFGDIATNTMFMWSRNTTMPYKGLPKGRRFSFKLEDVQAINDNVPNLRFISPRNQLGGFRGSNNVVRGLKTGAFNVYGDYPQIIRQEPMTITSGRFLNQNDIEDKRKIAVIGEGVRNELYDMGEKVLGTYIKIQGVNFMVVGTYQKKSDGGGEEGQKEIFVPFTAFSQAFNMGNDVGWMAITANDGSSISNLKEKIVGVVKENRKIHPDDKRAVGYFDLYEQFNRVESLFGALRWVAYFVGVLVLLSGIIGVSNIMLIVIKERTKEIGIRRALGEAPWSIKKQILMESIFLTIISGMVGIIFGAAFIYGVNAVLDSIGPVDMFVNPSVSLGVVVSALVILIFSGLLAGFIPAQSAIKIRPIEALRTE comes from the coding sequence ATGTTCAGCAAAGACCGTTGGAAAGAAATCATAGAAGTGTTATCTAGCAATGTGTTTAGAACGCTCGCTACGTCATTTGGTGTTGGCTGGGGAATTTTTATTTTAATAATCCTACTTGCTGCGGGTAAGGGAATGGAAAATGGCATTAGGGCAGATTTTGGTGATATTGCCACCAACACCATGTTTATGTGGTCAAGAAATACAACAATGCCTTATAAAGGTTTGCCAAAAGGAAGGCGTTTTAGTTTTAAGTTAGAAGATGTACAAGCAATTAACGACAATGTACCAAATCTAAGATTTATCTCTCCTAGGAATCAGTTAGGAGGTTTTAGGGGCAGTAATAACGTTGTTCGAGGTCTAAAAACAGGTGCCTTTAATGTATATGGGGACTACCCTCAAATTATTAGACAAGAACCCATGACTATTACTTCGGGTAGGTTTCTTAATCAGAATGATATTGAGGATAAAAGAAAAATTGCAGTAATAGGTGAGGGAGTGCGAAACGAACTTTACGATATGGGTGAAAAAGTATTAGGTACATATATAAAGATACAAGGCGTAAATTTTATGGTGGTTGGTACCTATCAAAAGAAAAGTGACGGTGGAGGTGAAGAAGGGCAAAAGGAAATATTTGTTCCGTTTACCGCTTTTTCACAAGCATTTAATATGGGCAATGATGTGGGTTGGATGGCAATTACCGCAAATGACGGCAGTTCAATATCTAACTTAAAAGAGAAAATTGTGGGAGTGGTAAAGGAAAATAGAAAAATACATCCAGATGATAAACGTGCTGTAGGTTATTTTGATTTGTATGAGCAATTTAATAGAGTGGAGAGCTTGTTTGGTGCCTTAAGATGGGTAGCTTATTTTGTGGGGGTGTTGGTGCTATTATCAGGTATAATAGGAGTAAGTAATATTATGCTCATTGTCATAAAAGAAAGAACTAAAGAAATAGGAATTAGACGAGCTTTAGGAGAAGCGCCTTGGTCTATAAAGAAACAAATTTTAATGGAATCTATATTTCTTACCATTATATCTGGTATGGTGGGTATTATTTTCGGGGCGGCTTTTATATATGGCGTTAATGCTGTGCTAGACTCCATAGGGCCGGTGGATATGTTTGTTAATCCAAGTGTAAGTTTAGGTGTGGTTGTTAGTGCTTTGGTCATTTTAATATTCTCAGGATTATTAGCTGGCTTCATACCTGCCCAAAGTGCTATTAAAATAAGACCAATTGAAGCGTTGAGAACAGAATAA
- a CDS encoding ABC transporter permease, translating into MFDLERWQEIFDTIRKNKLRTFLTGLSVASGIFILVILLGFGQGMQNGIAKEFEQDAATSVWVWPGVTTIEYKGMNPGRPIQLRNENYDFVATLFEDQIENKSPRLFVRNTFVNYGNESLAYNVQGVSSQFQFIENEFITLGRFLNQQDEDAKAKVAIISNKINREVFQELESPIGEFLDISGISFKIVGVYGDIGGEREEDRIYIPVSTAQQVFNGSDHLSNLSYTLPPVEDFDMAVAQSIKFKNDIKSYLQKAHTISPEDTSAIQVYNPMEEAKRFYSLMGGIKFFFWFVGVCTIIAGIVGVSNIMLIVVKERTREIGIRKALGAKPWSIVGMILHEAIFITAIAGFSGLIVSMGLLELVGPHVEVDYVLNPSVNFNVALTTVFVLIFAGAVAGFFPAWRAAKIHVIEALRDE; encoded by the coding sequence ATGTTCGATCTAGAACGTTGGCAAGAAATTTTCGATACTATTCGCAAAAATAAATTGCGCACTTTTTTAACGGGTCTTTCCGTTGCTTCAGGTATTTTCATTTTAGTTATTTTATTGGGATTTGGGCAAGGCATGCAAAATGGTATTGCCAAGGAGTTTGAGCAAGATGCTGCTACAAGTGTTTGGGTATGGCCCGGCGTTACTACTATAGAATATAAGGGTATGAACCCAGGTAGACCAATTCAATTACGAAATGAAAACTATGATTTTGTAGCTACCTTATTTGAAGATCAAATAGAAAATAAATCTCCTAGATTATTTGTTAGAAATACATTTGTTAATTACGGTAATGAGTCGTTAGCATATAATGTACAGGGTGTGTCCTCGCAGTTTCAATTTATAGAGAATGAATTTATTACACTAGGTAGATTCCTAAATCAACAAGATGAAGATGCTAAGGCAAAAGTTGCTATCATCAGTAATAAAATAAATAGGGAAGTCTTTCAAGAGCTTGAGAGCCCCATTGGGGAGTTTTTAGATATATCTGGTATATCATTTAAAATTGTTGGGGTATATGGTGATATTGGCGGGGAACGAGAAGAAGATAGGATTTATATACCCGTTAGTACTGCACAGCAAGTTTTTAATGGTTCAGACCATCTTAGTAATTTATCTTATACATTACCACCAGTGGAAGACTTTGATATGGCAGTAGCCCAATCAATTAAGTTTAAGAACGATATTAAATCTTATTTACAAAAAGCACATACGATTTCTCCAGAAGACACTAGTGCCATACAGGTATACAACCCCATGGAAGAAGCTAAACGATTTTATTCGCTTATGGGTGGTATAAAATTTTTCTTTTGGTTTGTTGGTGTGTGTACCATTATCGCTGGGATAGTTGGTGTTAGTAATATTATGTTGATAGTTGTTAAAGAAAGAACCCGTGAAATAGGTATAAGAAAAGCATTAGGGGCTAAACCCTGGTCTATAGTAGGTATGATATTGCATGAGGCAATTTTCATAACTGCCATCGCTGGTTTTAGTGGCCTCATAGTAAGTATGGGGCTGTTAGAGTTAGTTGGTCCACATGTGGAGGTAGATTATGTACTAAATCCGTCAGTGAATTTTAATGTGGCATTGACGACAGTATTTGTGCTAATTTTCGCAGGAGCAGTTGCTGGGTTTTTCCCTGCCTGGAGAGCGGCAAAAATTCATGTCATTGAAGCACTAAGGGATGAGTAA
- a CDS encoding DUF420 domain-containing protein has product MQRNPTDERKFNRLILVVSIVIPIVVAVLFGVKLPNVEPLSFLPPIYATINGVTALLLLVAVWAIKQGKEKLHQQLMTTNIVLSLLFLIMYIAYHMTSDSTSYGGEGVIRYVYYFILITHIILSIALIPLVLRTYAMAYLKKFEDHRALAKYTFPVWLYVAVTGVVVYLMISPYYVY; this is encoded by the coding sequence ATGCAGAGGAACCCAACAGACGAACGTAAATTTAATAGATTAATACTGGTTGTTTCTATTGTAATTCCAATAGTTGTGGCTGTTCTTTTTGGAGTCAAATTACCAAATGTAGAACCCTTGTCGTTTTTACCCCCAATTTATGCTACGATTAATGGTGTTACAGCACTATTGTTATTAGTTGCAGTTTGGGCTATTAAACAAGGCAAAGAGAAACTTCATCAGCAATTAATGACTACCAATATTGTTCTGTCTTTGCTTTTTTTGATAATGTATATTGCGTATCATATGACTTCAGATTCTACTTCTTACGGAGGTGAGGGTGTAATACGTTATGTATATTATTTTATATTAATAACTCATATCATACTTTCAATCGCATTAATACCTTTAGTATTAAGAACGTATGCTATGGCATATTTAAAAAAATTCGAAGATCACAGAGCTTTAGCCAAATATACATTTCCTGTATGGTTATATGTTGCCGTTACCGGTGTTGTAGTCTATTTAATGATATCTCCTTATTATGTTTACTAA
- a CDS encoding ABC transporter permease, which yields MFSRDNWREIFQTIQKNKLRTFLSGFTVALGILIFVVLFGFGNGLINTFQLFFEDDAQNIITFFPGQTTKPYKGYKSGRQIEFDKSDLADIEKDFPLFLEYVTPRISRSYLTKYKNESNNYSTRGVAPSHQFAEKTIIMKGRYLDKLDILKKTKTAVIGRLVERDLFGQEDAIGNYIDVGGSVFKVVGVYQDDGGDDEERRIYVPYTTLQLIEKNTDKVDQIIVAFKPELGYTGAIALEKSLSTFFKEKKYINPNDQNGIYIRNVAEGLKQTQQLARVLQLIVSFVAFGTIIAGIIGISNIMVFVVKERTKELGIRKALGATPKSVIGTILLESIFITTISGILGMLIGIAILSSLDKTLEDFFITNPYIDMPVAIFATVVLIIFGGVAGYIPAKRAARIKPIVALRDE from the coding sequence ATGTTTAGTAGAGATAATTGGAGAGAAATATTTCAAACCATACAGAAAAATAAGCTTAGAACTTTTTTATCTGGGTTTACTGTGGCTTTGGGAATTTTAATTTTTGTCGTTTTATTTGGTTTTGGTAATGGCCTAATAAACACATTTCAATTATTTTTTGAAGATGATGCTCAAAATATTATCACTTTTTTTCCTGGGCAAACTACAAAGCCATATAAAGGCTATAAATCTGGTCGGCAAATAGAATTCGATAAATCTGATTTAGCTGATATTGAAAAAGATTTTCCTTTATTTTTAGAATATGTTACCCCAAGAATTAGTAGGTCTTACTTAACAAAGTATAAGAACGAATCTAATAATTATTCTACTAGAGGGGTTGCCCCTTCACATCAATTTGCTGAGAAAACCATTATAATGAAAGGTAGGTATCTAGACAAATTAGATATTCTTAAGAAAACCAAAACCGCTGTAATAGGTAGGTTGGTGGAAAGGGATTTATTTGGTCAGGAAGATGCAATTGGTAATTACATAGATGTTGGTGGTAGTGTATTTAAAGTTGTAGGAGTTTACCAAGATGATGGAGGTGATGATGAAGAGAGGAGAATTTATGTGCCTTATACAACCTTACAGTTAATAGAAAAAAATACGGATAAGGTAGACCAAATAATTGTGGCATTTAAACCAGAATTAGGGTATACCGGCGCAATCGCTTTAGAAAAAAGTCTTTCTACTTTTTTTAAAGAGAAAAAGTATATAAACCCTAACGACCAAAATGGTATATATATACGAAACGTTGCAGAGGGTTTAAAACAGACACAGCAATTGGCAAGGGTTCTACAATTGATCGTTTCTTTTGTAGCTTTTGGGACAATTATTGCGGGAATTATTGGGATAAGTAATATTATGGTTTTTGTGGTTAAAGAAAGAACCAAGGAATTAGGAATAAGAAAGGCGCTCGGGGCTACTCCCAAATCTGTAATTGGGACCATACTTCTAGAATCTATATTTATTACTACAATATCGGGTATTTTAGGAATGTTGATTGGGATTGCAATTTTAAGCTCCCTAGATAAAACTCTAGAAGATTTCTTTATTACTAACCCTTATATAGATATGCCAGTAGCAATTTTTGCAACTGTTGTACTAATTATTTTTGGCGGCGTTGCAGGATATATTCCGGCGAAGAGAGCCGCACGTATTAAACCTATTGTAGCACTAAGAGACGAATAA